From the Daucus carota subsp. sativus chromosome 8, DH1 v3.0, whole genome shotgun sequence genome, one window contains:
- the LOC108199754 gene encoding protein unc-13 homolog, which translates to MELSNDDNTNLSSPFGQMGQGLSESELRETCYEILIGACRSAGGSRPLTYVSSSVKRNVEKQPSISLQRSVSSVAASKMKRALGLKKAVRGDSSRGGDREVTIGELMRVQMRVSEQTDSRVRRGLLRIAATQLGRRIESVVLPLELLQQFNSSDFPTEKEYAAWQQRNLKVLEAGLLKHPYLPLDKNNTSAQQLRRIVHKSLKRPIETGKHSESMQILRDIVMSLACRSNDGTHSEICHWADGIPLNLRLYQILLEACFDINDATSVIEEVDEVLELIKKTWVILGINQTFHNLCFSWVFFHHYVATGQVENDLLFAANNLLLDVEKDARVTKDPVYSKTLSSTMTTILNWAEKKLLLYQNNFFRGNIDVMESVLSFGVLTANILEDISHNYKKRSEIDVALDRVDAYIRSSLRKAFSEARDRIYLSRRSAKHQQNSPPFLCILAQEIIDLAYNEKEIYSPILKRWHPLATGVAVATLHACYGNELKQFVSVNSELTPDNLQVLIAADKLEKDLVHMAVEDSVDSEDGGKSIIQEMTPYEAEGVIANLIKSWTRTRIESLKESVDRNLQQETWNLHSNKDQIASSAAAILRTANETLEGFFMLPIPQHSASLSDLINGLDRCFQQYILTAKFGCGSRSDFIPALPVLTRCTAGSKLPGLFRKKDKLIQRRKSQGETTDENDYFGIRELCVRINSFHHIRKCVDVLEKKTVDHLKNNGSTHLDNTIVTKFDLSRATCVEGVQSLCMATAYKIVFQDLSHVLWDGLYIGEVSSSRIQPFLKELEQYLEIIASTVHDRVRTRLITDVMKAAFDGFLLVLLAGGPSRAFNVHDSAVIEEDFRLLTDLFWSGGDGLPTDLIEKFASTVRFVLPLFRTETESLIEEFKSSIMEEFGTSAKSRLPLPPTSGQWDPNESNTILRVLCHRNDKLATNFLKKAYNLPKEL; encoded by the exons ATGGAGCTCTCTAATGATGATAATACTAATCTTTCTAGCCCATTTGGCCAAATGGGTCAGGGCTTATCGGAATCGGAGCTCCGGGAAACGTGTTATGAGATCTTGATCGGAGCTTGCCGGAGCGCCGGTGGGAGTAGGCCTTTAACTTACGTTTCTTCATCTGTTAAGAGAAATGTTGAGAAACAGCCTTCAATTTCGCTTCAGAGGTCTGTTTCTTCGGTGGCGGCGAGTAAGATGAAGAGGGCTTTGGGATTGAAGAAGGCTGTGAGGGGTGATTCGAGTAGGGGAGGTGATAGGGAGGTGACAATTGGGGAGCTGATGAGAGTTCAGATGAGGGTTTCGGAGCAAACGGATTCGAGGGTTCGAAGGGGATTGTTGAGAATTGCGGCTACTCAG CTTGGAAGACGCATAGAGTCAGTTGTTCTGCCATTGGAGTTATTGCAGCAGTTTAATTCTTCAGACTTTCCTACAGAAAAAGAATATGCAGCATGGCAGCAAAGAAATTTAAAGGTACTAGAAGCTGGACTTCTCAAGCACCCATACCTGCCACTGGATAAGAACAACACTAGTGCTCAGCAACTTAGGCGGATTGTACATAAGTCCTTAAAGAGACCGATTGAGACTGGTAAGCACAGTGAATCTATGCAAATCCTCCGAGACATTGTCATGTCACTTGCTTGCAGATCAAACGACGGGACTCACTCTGAGATTTGCCACTGGGCAGATGGGATTCCGCTGAATCTCAGACTCTACCAAATACTACTTGAAGCTTGTTTTGATATTAATGATGCAACGTCTGTTATTGAAGAAGTGGATGAGGTATTAGAGCTTATTAAGAAGACTTGGGTGATTCTCggaataaatcaaacttttcatAATCTCTGCTTTTCTTGGGTTTTCTTTCATCATTATGTTGCTACTGGCCAAGTTGAAAATGACTTGCTTTTTGCCGCTAATAACCTGCTGTTGGATGTTGAAAAAGATGCAAGAGTGACAAAGGATCCTGTGTATTCCAAGACATTGAGTTCCACGATGACTACAATATTGAATTGGGCAGAGAAAAAACTCCTCCTTTACCAGAACAATTTTTTCAGGGGTAATATCGACGTGATGGAAAGTGTCTTATCCTTCGGTGTATTGACAGCCAATATACTGGAAGACATCTCCCATAACTATAAGAAAAGAAGTGAAATTGACGTAGCACTTGACAGAGTTGACGCTTACATAAGGTCATCCCTGCGCAAAGCTTTTTCTGAG GCAAGAGACCGGATATATTTGAGCAGACGGTCGGCGAAACATCAGCAAAATTCCCCTCCTTTCCTTTGCATACTTGCTCAAGAAATTATCGACCTGGCCTATAATGAAAAGGAAATCTATAGTCCGATTCTGAAGAGATGGCATCCGTTAGCCACTGGTGTAGCTGTTGCCACCTTACATGCTTGCTATGGAAATGAGTTAAAGCAATTTGTTTCTGTTAATAGTGAGCTGACACCTGATAACTTACAAGTGCTAATTGCTGCCGATAAGCTAGAAAAAGATCTCGTGCATATGGCAGTTGAAGATTCGGTGGACAGTGAGGATGGTGGGAAATCAATAATTCAGGAGATGACTCCTTATGAGGCTGAAGGTGTTATCGCGAACTTGATAAAATcatggacacggacgagaataGAAAGCCTCAAGGAATCAGTTGACAGAAATCTTCAGCAAGAG ACCTGGAACCTACATTCAAACAAGGATCAAATTGCTTCATCAGCAGCAGCGATTCTGCGGACAGCAAATGAAACATTGGAGGGATTCTTTATGTTGCCAATACCTCAGCATTCTGCATCATTATCCGACTTAATAAATGGTCTTGATAGATGCTTTCAACAGTATATACTGACTGCAAAATTTGGCTGCG GATCTCGAAGTGATTTCATCCCAGCATTGCCCGTTTTGACTAGATGTACAGCCGGCTCAAAACTTCCTGGTCTGTTTAGAAAGAAAGATAAATTGATCCAGAGGAGGAAGTCTCAAGGGGAGACTACAGATGAGAATGATTATTTTGGAATCCGAGAACTTTGTGTACGCATTAATAGTTTTCACCATATCCGTAAATGTGTAGATGTTCTGGAGAAGAAGACAGTGGatcatttgaaaaataatggGTCTACTCATTTGGATAATACTATAGTAACAAAGTTTGATCTTTCACGGGCTACCTGTGTGGAAGGGGTCCAGTCACTCTGCATGGCAACTGCATACAAAATTGTGTTTCAAGATTTGAGCCATGTCCTCTGGGATGGTCTATATATAGGGGAAGTTTCCTCTTCCAGAATACAGCCGTTCCTAAAGGAGCTAGAACAATATTTAGAGATTATAGCATCAACAGTCCACGACAGAGTTCGGACACGCCTAATTACTGACGTAATGAAAGCTGCTTTTGATGGATTTTTACTGGTGTTGCTTGCTGGCGGGCCCTCTCGTGCTTTTAATGTACATGATTCTGCAGTAATAGAGGAGGATTTCAGGCTTCTTACAGATCTATTTTGGTCTGGCGGAGATGGATTGCCAACTGATTTAATAGAAAAATTTGCAAGCACGGTGAGATTTGTTCTTCCTTTATTTCGCACCGAGACAGAAAGTCTTATAGAAGAATTCAAGTCTTCAATAATGGAAGAGTTTGGTACCTCTGCTAAATCGAGGCTTCCTCTACCTCCAACCTCAGGTCAGTGGGATCCAAATGAATCTAATACGATTTTGCGAGTTTTGTGTCATCGGAATGACAAATTGGCGACAAACTTTCTTAAAAAGGCCTACAATCTGCCAAAAGAACTGTGA